In Serratia liquefaciens ATCC 27592, the genomic stretch CTGCTGGGGCAGCAAATCCAGTCAGCCAAGTCGCAGGCGGATACTGCCCGGACAGCGCTGAAGCAACCTGACGATCTGAAAGCCGTGTATAACCAGGCGTACGACAAGATTGTTACCGGGCCGGCCAATGCGCTGATGCCGGTGATTCCGACCACGGCCAGCTTCGTTCAGGATCTGGTTCAGGTGGGTGATTTCCTGCGTGCCCAGGGCAATCAGGTGGCCTTTAATAATAACGGCGTGCAGTTCCGTACTTCCCAGCAGGCAACGCAGTACAACACCATGATGTCGAATCTGGTGGCCAAGCAGCAGGATTTACTTAACGCACAGAAAATCGTCTCCAGCGTTACTCAGTAATCTCCAAACGCAGAAGCCGGCAGTCCGGCTTCTGCCATTCCCTTCTGACTTTCCAACGGCTTGCTCACTTCTTGCACCACGCATCTGTACTACACTTCAATTAATCATCTATTTCCGACATGTAGTTTTCTTTCATTCATCGCACCGCTATTTCCCGACGGGATGAATGCTCACAGGGAAGACCTTCTTCAAGCCAGGATTCGGTAGCCACTGAAAAATAGATTGTGATCACCATCACAATTTAAAAACAAACGCGCATCAATTAAATGTGACTCAAATCACATTTAATTGGGTTTTAGGCGAATTTTGTTCTCGTTGTGGCTTTTTTACACTGAGTAACTGTGATCAGGATCACTATAAGTGCCACGATAATGGGGGTGTTAGTGTGATATTTGTCACAAAAATTCCATGAAGTTCGCACGGTAAAAACTGCGTGATAGAGTCCATTTCGCATACAGCAACAACACGGCTGGATCGTAACAACAATAATCACGCGCTCTTATTGTCAGCGCGTAACAATAGGGGTGTGTTTTATGTTTTCACCAGACATCAAAGTCAAAGTTCAAAACTTTGGCCGCTTCTTAAGCAACATGGTGATGCCTAACATTGGCGCCTTTATCGCCTGGGGTATCATCACCGCGTTATTCATTCCTACCGGTTGGCTGCCGAACGAAACCTTAGCCAAACTGGTTGGCCCAATGATCACTTACCTGCTGCCGCTGCTGATCGGTTTTACCGGTGGCCGTCTGGTGGGAGGCGATCGCGGTGGGGTGGTGGGCGCTATCACCACCATGGGCGTGATTGTCGGGGCAGATATGCCGATGTTCCTCGGCGCCATGATTGCCGGTCCGCTGGGCGGCTGGGCCATCAAGCATTTTGACCGCTGGGTAGACGGCAAAATCAAAAGCGGCTTTGAGATGTTGGTGAACAACTTCTCCGCCGGCATTATCGGTATGCTGCTGGCTATTCTGGCATTTTTGGCCATTGGCCCGCTGGTTGAAGGGTTGTCACATATCCTGGCGACCGGCGTGAACATCATGGTGACCAATAACCTGCTGCCGCTGGCGTCAATCTTCGTGGAGCCAGCGAAAATCCTGTTCCTGAACAACGCCATCAACCACGGTATCTTCTCGCCGTTGGGCATTCAGCAGGCGACCGAAACCGGTAAATCCATCTTCTTCCTGATTGAAGCCAACCCAGGCCCGGGTATGGGCGTACTGATGGCCTACATGTTCTTTGGCCGCGGCAGTGCCAAGCAGTCTGCCGGTGGTGCCGCGATCATCCACTTCTTCGGTGGTATCCACGAAATTTACTTCCCGTACGTGCTGATGAATCCACGCCTGCTGCTGGCGGTGATCCTCGGCGGTATGACCGGCGTGTTCACACTGACCCTGCTGAACGGCGGTCTGGTGTCTCCGGCTTCTCCGGGTTCGATTCTGGCGGTATTGGCGATGACCCCTAAGGGCGCTTACTTCGCCAACCTGGCGGCGATCGCCGCAGCGTTCGTGGTGTCCTTTGTGGTTGCCGGGTTCCTGCTGAAAACTTCGAAAGCGAAAGAAGAGGATGACCTGGAAGAGGCCACTCGCCGCGTACAGGCGATGAAATCCCAGTCTAAAGGCGGTGCTGCGGCTCATGCAGCGGTGGATGGTGACCTGACCACGGTGCGTAAAATCATCGTTGCCTGCGATGCGGGCATGGGTTCCAGCGCCATGGGGGCCGGGGTACTGCGCAAAAAAGTGGCGGACGCCGGGCTGAAAAATATCTCCGTGACCAACAGTGCCATCAACAACCTGCCGGATGATGTGGATCTGGTGATCACTCACCGTGACCTGACTGAGCGCGCGATGCGTCATGCGCCGCAGGCACAGCACATCTCGCTGACCAATTTCCTCGACAGCAAGCTGTACAACGATCTGACCGAGCGCCTGGTGGCGGCCAATAAAACCACCGATAACCAGCAGAAAGTCATCAGCACGCTGGACGACAGCTTTGAGGCCACCGAGCAAAACCTGTTCAAACTGAGCGAAAGCAACGTGTTCCTTAATCTGCAGGCCAGCGACAAGGAGAAGGCGATCCGCTTCGCCGGCGAGCAGTTGGTCAAAGGCGGTTACGTTGAGCCGGAATACGTCGCGGCGATGCTGGAGCGTGAAAAACTCACCTCAACCTACCTGGGCGAGTCAATCGCCGTGCCGCACGGCACCATCGAAGCCAAGGACCGGGTGTTGCGCACCGGCGTGGTGTTCTGCCAGTACCCGCAAGGAGTGCGCTTTGGCGATGAAGAGGACGAGGTGGCACGACTGGTTATCGGTATCGCCGCACGCAACAACGAACATATCCAGGTGATCACCAGCCTGACCAATGCCCTGGACGACGACGGCGTCATTGAGCGGCTGGCGAATACCACCAGCGTACAGGAAGTGCTGGACCTGCTTAGCGGCAAGAAAGCCGGATAACAGAATCATTTTAAGGGGTGCAGCTTGCTGCACCCTTCGACATTAGAAAGGTAGGAATATGAAAGCATTACATTTCGGTGCGGGAAATATTGGGCGTGGTTTTATCGGCAAGCTGCTGGCGGACGCGCAGGCCGAACTGACTTTTGCCGATGTTAACCAAACGGTGTTGGATCTGTTGAACAGCCGTAAAAGCTACCAGGTTCACGTGGTCGGCGAACAGGAGCGGGTCGAGCCGGTCAACAACGTCAGCGCAGTGAACAGCGGCAGTGAAGAGGCGGTAGCGCTGATCGCCGAAGCGGATATCGTGACGACCGCGGTGGGCCCGCAGATCCTGGGTAAAATTGCCGGTACTATTGCCAAAGGGCTGATCAAGCGTCATCAACAGGGCAACAACCAACCGCTGAACATCATTGCCTGCGAAAACATGGTGCGCGGCACCAGCCAGTTAAAACAACATGTGTTCGATGCGTTGCCGCAGGACGAGCAGGCGTGGGTCGAGCAGCATGTCGGCTTTGTTGACTCGGCGGTTGACCGCATTGTGCCGCCGGCGGAAGCGGGCAGCAGCGATCCGCTGGAAGTGACGGTGGAAACCTTCAGCGAGTGGATTGTCGACCAGACCCAGTTCAAGGGCCAGCCACCGGCGATCGCCGGCATGGAGCTGACCGATAACCTGATGGCGTTTGTCGAACGCAAACTGTTCACGCTCAATACCGGTCATGCCATCACCGCTTATCTTGGCCAGCAGGCCGGTCTGCAGACCATTCGCGATGCCATTCTGGACCCGGCGATCCGCCGCGTGGTGAAAGGGGCTATGGAAGAGAGCGGAGCGGTATTGATCAAACGTTATGGCTTTGACGCCGCCAAGCATGCCGCTTATATCGACAAAATCCTCAGTCGCTTTGAGAACCCGTATCTGCACGACGACGTTGAGCGTGTGGGGCGCCAACCGCTGCGCAAGCTGAGCGCGGGCGATCGTCTGATCAAACCCCTGTTGGGCACTTTGGAATACGGCCTGCCGCACGCGAACCTGATTCAGGGCATCGCCGCCGCCATGAGCTACCGCAGCGAGCAGGATCCGCAGGCTAAAGAGCTGGTGGAACTGCTGGCTGAACTGGGGCCAAAAGCGGCGCTGGCGCAAATTTCCGGCCTGCCGGCGGAAAGCGAGGTTGTAGAACAGGCCATTGCTGTGTATAACGCCATGCAGCGCCAATAGGCTATTTTACTTGCCATTTTACGGTTGGGCAGTGCTCGAATTCCTCACGTACTACGTGTACGCTCCGGATTCTGCGCGCTGTCCGCCCGCAAACTGGCTGCGACAATAACGCCTATGGTATTAAATTAGTGGCCGATACAGCATACCCCTCCCACGCCATTCGAAAAGCGACGATGGAAGAAGCACAGGCATTTGAAAATAAGGTTCTGGAAAGGCTGAACGCAGGCAAGACGGTGCGCAGTTTCCTGATAGCGGCGGTAGAGCTGCTGGCGGAAGCGCTCAACGTACTGGTGGTGCAGGTGTTTCGCAAGGACGATTATGCGGTGAAGTATGCCGTCGAACCGCTATTGTCCGGTGCCGGTCCGCTGGGGGAGTTGTCGGTGCGCCTGAAGCTGATGTACGGGCTGGGAGTGATCTCCCGCCACGAATACGAAGATGCCGAGTTGCTGATGGCGATGCGCGAAGAGTTGAATCACGACGGGACAGAATACCGCTTTGTCGATGATGAAATCCTCGGGCCGTTCGGCGAGTTGCACTGCGTGACCGCGTTGCCGCCGGTGCCGACTTTCCTGCAGCCCGGCGAAGCGGAAGAGTCGCTGATCGCCATGCAGCGCCAGCGCTATCAACAGGTGTTGCGTTCCACTATGGTGCTTTCCGTCACCGATCTGATAGCCGGTATCGGCGCCAAACAACCGTCCCGGCTCTCTCCTCTCGGCCGCAGTTAGGCAAAGGCCGCGCGCCACTCGTCGAACAGCAGCCACAGTGCCGTGGCTGCCATCAATCCCGCCATCACGCCGTTAAACAACCGCAGTTTCCAGGTCACTCGCAGCGCATCACGCAGGCGATCGCCCAACACCGCCCAGACCAAGACGCAGGGAATGTTCAGCGCGGTAAAGGCAGCGATAATCATCAACGTATGACTGAGGCTGGCGCCTTCCCGCGGGGTGAACAGAATGGCGACGTTAATGGCCATCAGCCAGGCTTTGGGATTGACCGCCTGGAACAACGCCCCGTTGATTAAGCGCATTGGCTGCGCCTGCTGTTTGCCGTCCGGCGATGCCGCTTTGAACAGCTTCCAGGATAGCCACAGCAGATAGGTGCAACCGATCACCGCCAGTGGAAAACGGATCATCCCGGCCCAGCTCAAAATCAACGCCAGCAGGGTGGTGGTCAGGGCCAGCTGCACGGCGCAGCCGACGCTGATGCCAAAAACCATCGGCAGAGTGCGGCGCAGGCCAAAATTGACGCCGGACGACGCCAGCAGCAGGTTGTTGGGGCCTGGGGTGATCGACATGACGGTGACATAACTGATAAAAGCGGAGTCCAGCATAATGGGTTCCTCTCAGGGCTGGGGGAGCAAGGGAACCAGCATAAAACCTGTCGATGGATGGTGACAGAACCAAAAACCAGTTATTGTTATGGATACAGTTATACCAATATTAAACTGTACCCATTGCCTGGAGACAAACTGTGACCCTGCTCGATGAAATGCCGGAAACGCGCTACCAACAGCTGGCGGATACGCTGGCGGAAGCCATTCGCCGCGGTACGCTGCTGCCCGGCAGCCGTTTACCCTCGGTGCGTCGCTGCGCGCAAACCCACAGCGTCAGCATCAATACCGTGGTCGCGGCTTACCGCACGCTGGAAGATCGCGGATTGATAGAGGCGCGGCCACAGTCGGGGTTTTATGTGTGCAACACTCTGCCGGCGTTGAAGGCCGCTTTGCCGACCAGCAGCCGAATAGAGCCACCGGCGGACGATGTGCTGGCCTTGATCGACACCGTGTTTGCCGCCCAGCAGAACCCGGCATTCACCAACCTTTCGCTGGCCTGCCCGCAGACCTCGGATTTTTACCCCGGCGGGAAATTGGGGCGGATGCTTTCATCGCAGCTGCGTCGCCAGCCGAACCTGATCGGTCAGTACGCGCTGCCGCCCGGTAGCCTGCGGCTGCGTCAGCAGATCACGCGTCGTTCGATGACGCTGGGTATGCTGCTGGAACCGGGCGATATTACGCTGACGCACGGTTGCATGGAAGCATTGCAACTGGCGCTGCGGGTAACCACCAAACCGGGCGACTGTATCGGGCTGGAATCGCCGACCTATTTTTACCTGCTGCCGCTGCTGGCCAGTCTGGGGCTGAAAGCGCTGGAAATCCCCACCGATCCGCAACACGGGCTGTCATTGGACGCGCTGGAACTGTTGCTGAACGAGAAACGACTGAACGCGGTGATCGCCATGCCGACGGTGCAAAATCCGTTGGGTTGCACCATGCCGCTGGCGGCGAAAAAACGCCTGGCGCGGCTGATGAACGATCATCAGGTGCCGCTAATTGAGGACGGGTTGTACGCGGAGATCCAGTTCGGTGGCGCACTCTCCCCGGCGGTAAAATCATTCGACCGCGACGGTTGGGTGCTGTTTTGCTCCAGCTTTACCAAGACGCTGGCGCCGGATTTTCGCATTGGTTGGATCAGCGGCGGACGTTTCAACGATGCGTTGCGCAAGCTGAAGGCGGTGTCGTCAATGTCCGAGTCACAGTTGCTGTCGGAAACTCTGGCGATGTTTCTGGAAACCGGTGGCTACGATCACCATCTGCGCAACCTGCGCAAGCGCTATGCCGCCCAGGTGGATGAGGCGCGAGGGTTGATTGCGCGTCACTTTCCACGCGGTACGCGAGCCACGCAACCGGCGGGGGGATTTGTGTTCTGGGTGGAGTTTCCGGACGGGGTCGACAGCGTAGCGCTGTTCCACCAGCTGTTGGAGGAGCAGATCTGCCTGACGCCTGGCACGCTGTATTCTCCCAGCGGCCGCTATCGTAATGCGTTGCGGCTATCCTGTTGTTATCCGTTTAATGCGCGCTACAGCCAGGCGCTGGCACGCGTGGGGGCTAAAGCCTGCGAGATGAGTGGCTTGCCGCCGGGCATTGCGCAAGACGGGTAACGACGCGCGCATTTTGCTACAATGTGGGCATCATTGATTAGCGTGCCGACAGGCACAACAGGCCAGAAACCATGAAAGAGATAGAAAAGGCAGAGATTAAGCGCCTTAGCGACCTGCTGGACGCACTGAACCACAAAGACACCCTGGTGATCCAACAGGGCAATCCCGATCTGATTGCCCAGCACACCAAAGAAAAAGAGAAGCTGGCGGCAGAAATCGAGCGCCTGAAAGGCGTACGTGTTGAAAAGCTGAGCGCAGAAGCGCAAAAGCTGAGCCAACTGCCGTTCAGCCGTGAAATCACCAAGAAAGAACAGGCGGATATGGGCTCGTTGAAGAAAAACGTGCGCGGCCTGATCGTGGTGCACCCAATGACCGCTCTGGGCCGTGAAATGGGCCTGAAAGTGGTCACTGGCTACGCCAGAAAAGCTTTCTGATCGCCAGGGGCGCCGTCGATGGCGCCCCGTTTTCATAGCTTGGTGGTGAAATACGCCTTGGTCTGATAGGGCACGGTCAGGTTTTCTTTGCCCTGCAATTCCTCTTCTTCTGCCACCAGTTGGCGGATCTCATCGATCACTTCTTCCTGCTGCTGGGGCGGCAAGGCAGCGATAAAGCTGGTGGAACGCACCCGGTTATAAATCACATCTTCTGCCGCACCCTGGTGGGCGAGCATAAATACCTGCTCCTGCAGCGCATCCAGCCCTTTGAACGGGAAAAGTTTACGCCATTCTCCGGTGTAAAAACGCGGGGCGTCGCCTTCGTGACGGTCGACAATCTGGTTCAGCTTACGCACCCAACTTACGCGCGCATCGCGCATGTTCCACACCAGGCCAAGCTTGCCGCCGGGTTTGAGAATACGCTTTATCTCGGCCAACGCCTGCGGCGTGGCGAACCAGTGGAAGGACTGTGCGCAGACCACGGCGTCCACTGATTCATCCGGCAGCGGGATCGACTCCGCGGTGCCCGCCAATGTTTTCACCTGCGGCAGCGCAATCGACAGCTTTTCCAACATCTGCGCCACCGGTTCAACGGCGATCACCTGAGCGCCGGTTTCCAGCAGGCGGGGCGTGAATTTGCCGGTGCCGGCCCCGAGATCGATCACCGTCATACCGGCATGCAGGCCGAGGGTGTCGCGCAGCCAAGCGGCAACTTCCGGTGGGTAATCCGGTCGCCCTTTAACGTAGCGATCGGAATTGGCCTGATAGCCAGCGGCTGCGGCATGGTGGATCGAATGAGATGGGGAGGTCATAACTTTGCTCCTGCCTGAAAGAGGTTGCCGGTTGGGTTGCATCACAGTATAGGTCGGTAAAAAGGCTTAACGCAGTATTCTGCGCCACGTTTTTCCTTCCCGGCTGCTGTTTCTCAGCGGCCCAGCAAGCGGCGATTAAAGTCTTCAATACGGTGTTCACTGATACGCGTCAGCATGGTTTTACTCCAGCTGGCGGACAACCCGGCCACTGCCAGCAGGCGGCGATATTGCTCTTCATCAAACGGCATATGCCAGGCGATGCCAATCGCCTCTGCGACCGAGATATCGCTGCTGCGTGTTACCAGTTCCAACGGGCGCTCGCCGCTGACTTTACCGGCGGAGATCACGCGGTACAGCCAGCCGCAGCGGCCGCTTTGTTGCATCAGCACCGAGATGTCGTCGATATCAAAATGGTAGTTGAGCTTGAAGCAGGGAGAGCGCGGTTGGGTGACCTGGATCAGCGCGTCGCCCCAACGGAAGATGTCGCCCATAAACACGTTATGTTCGGTCAGCCCCAGGGTGGAAATATTTTCGCCAAAGGCCGGCGCGCTGAACTGTTCCGCCTGCGTTGGGAACTGTTCGCGCCAGTGTTGGTAATGTTCTCGGGGATAGTGACACAGCGCGCGGTCCGGCCCGCCGTGATAGCTTTTCTCCGCCTGCTCATCGCCTTCCAGGCCGAGGGGCGTCAGCTTGATGATTCCGTCCACCAGGCGCTTGGCGATGCCGCTTGGCCGCCCGCCCTCGTAGGGTTGAACGGTACCGATATAGACCTCAGGGTGATGCATATGCGCCTCCATGTCTCGCTTCGAAGGTTCAGCATAGCCTGAGTTAGCCGGGGGGAACAATAACCGCCCGAAAGGTTCGGGCGGGTAAACGTTAAAAGGTGGTCCAGTTATCTTCCGCTTCGGCGCTGGCTGCGGGCTTTTTCATCGCTGGTGCCTTGACCACCGTCCCTTTCACGGCGGCCGGTGCAGAAAGTTCCGCCAAACGGAATACCGAGACGCTTTGCAGTAGCATTTCCGCCTGTTCTTCCAGCGAGTCGGCTGCTGCGGCAGACTCTTCCACCAACGCGGCGTTCTGCTGAGTGGTGTGATCCATTTCCACAATCGCCTGGCCAATTTGGGCAATACCGCGGGTCTGCTCGTCGGAGGCGGCGGCGATCTCCGCCATGATGTCGCGCACATGGGTGACCGACAGGACGATCTGCTCCATGGTGTTGCCGGTGTTTTCCACCAAAGTGGTGCCGGTCTGTACCCGGCTGACCGACTCGGTAATCAACCCTTCGATCTCCTTTGCCGCCTGGGCGCTGCGCTGCGCCAGGTTGCGTACTTCGCTGGCCACCACCGAGAAGCCTCGGCCCTGTTCACCGGCACGCGCTGCTTCCACTGCCGCGTTGAGCGCCAAGATATTAGTCTGGAAGGCAATACCGTTGATCAGGGTGGTAATTTCGGCGATTCGCTGCGAACTGCTGGAAATGTCGCGCATGGTGCTGACGACGCTTTCCACCAGTTTGCCCCCTTGCTGGGCGGTTTGTGAGGCGTCCGTGGCCAGCTGATTGGCGTGATGGGCGTTTTCGGCGTTCTGTTTCACCGTGGCGGTGAGCTGTTCCATGCTGGCGGCGGTTTCTTCCACCGCGGCGGCCTGTTGCTCGGTACGGGAGGACAAATCGGTATTGCCTGCGGCAATCTCCGCAGCGGCGGTGGACACCTGGCTGACGCCCATCTGGATTTTCTCAATCATGTCGCGCAGGTTCTGGCTCATCGCCGCCACGGCATTCAGCAATTGCCCCAGTTCATCGCGACGGGTGCTGGTCTGCGCCTGCCGCAGATCGCCACTGGCAATGCGTTCCGCCAGCGCCAGCGTACTTTGCAGCGGTCGGGTGATTTGCAGCGTGATGCGCCAGGCGATCAGCAGCCCGGCAATGATGGCAACCAGCGTGGTGATGCCCATTTGCAGCTGCGCGGCGTTGATATCGTTATGGGTTTGCGTCAGTTCATCCTGCATAAAGGCGTTGACCAGCGTACCGACTTCCTGCGCGCTGTTGCCCAACTGCTGGCTGATGTTTTGCTCCTGCTGATAAGCCGGCAGGTAGGCCTGGATACGGTTCTTGTAATCATCAAGCGCGGTCAGCAGCGGTTGGAGCAGAGGACGCTGAGCGTCGTTGAGCCGCCGGCTGAGCGCGTTGGCCGCGCTACGGGCATCATCTATCGCCGCGACCAGCGGGGCTTCGGACTCGCTGCTCAGGCTCAACAGCAGGCCGCGCGCGCCGTAGCGCACCAGGGTCAGTTTTTGGTTCAACTGAATGAAGGCCAGCTGCAGGTCGCCATTGGTAAGCTGACGCTCTACCTGATTCAGGCTGTCTTGCACTTCCGACATGTTCCAGCTTTGGCGCACGGCATCCTTTGCCGCTACCGCCTTCTCGAAAGCGTTTTGCTGCTGCTGGTAGCGGCCGATCAGCTCCATCAAACGCTGCAGGTCTTTGCGGCTTTGGGGATCCCAGTCCAGGTCCTGACCCTGGTTAATCATCTTCACCGCGTTCTCGATGCTGGTGCGGTTATTTTTCAGGTATTCAGGCTTATAGGTTTGGCCGAACAGCGCACGGTTGTATTTGGCTTGATTGATCTCGTCATTCAGCTTGTTGCTGAAGTCGATGCGATCGGCGCGGGACTCGATGGTATGCAGATACTGTGCGCCGGTTCCGGCGATAATGGCCGTCAGTAACAGCATCAGGCCAAAACCGAGACCGAGCTTTTTACCCACGGTGAGATGAACGAACTTTCCTGCCAGTGTTTGCAATGCCGCCATAATGATTTTCCTTTCCGGGCGAACGTCAATTGAACAAATCATCGGCAAAGGGCGGTTAAACTTTAGCGGATTTTAGGCAAAAAAATGCCCGCATTACGCGGGCATCTTCAGTACCGGGGGCGAATTACTTCTTCGCAGCGAAGCGTGCTGCCGCTTCATCCCAGTTAACCACGTTCCAGAATGCCTTGATGTAATCTGGACGTTTGTTTTGATATTTCAGGTAGTAAGCGTGTTCCCACACGTCCAGGCCCACGATTGGGAAACCTGAAGCGCCAGCAACGGCTTCGCCCATCAGTGGGCTGTCTTGGTTAGCGGTAGATACCACGGCCAGTTTGTCGCCTTTCAGCACCAGCCAGGCCCAACCAGAACCGAAGCGGGTCGCTGCGGCTTTCTCGAACTCTTCCTGGAATTTCTCTACGCTGCCGAAATCACGCTCGATAGCGGCTTTCAGGGAGCCACCCAGCGTGGTACCGGTTTTCAGGCCTTTCCAGAACAGGCTGTGGTTAGCGTGACCGCCGGCGTTGTTACGCATGAAGGTGCGCTTGTCAGCAGGTACTTTATCCAGATCCTGGATCAGTTCTTCAACGCTGTATTGCGCCAGCTCTGGGTAGGCTTCCAGTACGGTGTTGGCGTTGTTAACGTAGGTCTGGTGATGTTTGGTGTGATGGATTTCCATCGTCTGCTTGTCGAAATGCGGTTCCAGTGCGTCGTAGGCGTACGGCAGGGATGGCAGTGAATAACTCATAATCATCATCTCCAGTGGTGTATGGGCGGCGCAATGTTGTGAGCACCGCGTAAGCAGTCGGATCATTATAGTTATTTAAATGATATTGAAAATGATTATCAATGCCCTACTTGCAGTGTGGTTTTAATCTGATCAACCAGGCGCTGCGGGTGGGTAAACACCGTGGCGCGGCCGGGTTTGCTGAAGCCGACCAGCGTCAGATTGCTGCGCTCGGCGATTTCCACGGCCAGCGAGGTTGCCGCAGACACCACGAACAAAATCTCCACGCCACACATCGCGGCCTTCTGCACCATTTCATAACTGGCACGGCTGGAGGTTAATACCGCTCCCTGAGACCAGCCCTGTTTGGCGCGTACGCCAAGCAGCTTGTCCAGGGCGACATGTCGGCCCACGTCTTCGCATCCGCCAAGTACTTCACCCTGTGGAGATAACCAGGCGGCGGCATGGGTGCAACCGGTCAGTTGCCCAACTTCCTGTACTTCTCGCAGCTGTTTCAATGCGGAGTCGAGATTATCCAGGGAAAAAGTTTGGGTGAATGGCAGTGCAGGCAGCGGACGGAAAATGTCTGCCAGCTGTTCAATACCGCATACGCCGCAGCCGGTGCGGCCTGCCATGGCGCGACGGCGCTCCTTCAAACCGGCAAACCGACGGCTGGAGAGCTCTATTTGCACCTCCAGTCCGTTACAGGTTTGGTTAATCTCTATACTGTAGATATCGCGTGGCGATTCGATGATGCCTTCCGACAGGGAAAAGCCCAGGGCGAACGCCTCAAGATCTTTGGGCGTGCACATCATCACCACGTGCGAGATGCCGTTATAGACCAGCGCGACCGGAACCTCTTCCGCCAGCCAATCCGGCTGTGCGGTGGCGAGTTGCCCGCGTTGATAAACCTGAGCTTGGGTCACCCCTGTGAGCGAGGTCTCATTTATGTGTTGGTCTGAGTTTATATTGTTCACTTAACTGGCACCTGTTTGTAACAACCACATACACGCTGTGGTAATATTGCCACCGCAAAAACAACAGTAATTTTAGCGCTTCCCGCTTCGAGGGGGAAAGCGCCATTTGAAACAATGTGACAATCGAGAGTGAAAGGAGACCCCCATGCAGGTCAGCAGAAGGCAGTTCTTTAAGATCTGCGCTGGCGGTATGGCAGGAACGACGGTAGCTGCGCTGGGCTTTGCCCCGG encodes the following:
- a CDS encoding MltR family transcriptional regulator, yielding MEEAQAFENKVLERLNAGKTVRSFLIAAVELLAEALNVLVVQVFRKDDYAVKYAVEPLLSGAGPLGELSVRLKLMYGLGVISRHEYEDAELLMAMREELNHDGTEYRFVDDEILGPFGELHCVTALPPVPTFLQPGEAEESLIAMQRQRYQQVLRSTMVLSVTDLIAGIGAKQPSRLSPLGRS
- a CDS encoding LysE family translocator gives rise to the protein MLDSAFISYVTVMSITPGPNNLLLASSGVNFGLRRTLPMVFGISVGCAVQLALTTTLLALILSWAGMIRFPLAVIGCTYLLWLSWKLFKAASPDGKQQAQPMRLINGALFQAVNPKAWLMAINVAILFTPREGASLSHTLMIIAAFTALNIPCVLVWAVLGDRLRDALRVTWKLRLFNGVMAGLMAATALWLLFDEWRAAFA
- a CDS encoding methyltransferase domain-containing protein, with protein sequence MTSPSHSIHHAAAAGYQANSDRYVKGRPDYPPEVAAWLRDTLGLHAGMTVIDLGAGTGKFTPRLLETGAQVIAVEPVAQMLEKLSIALPQVKTLAGTAESIPLPDESVDAVVCAQSFHWFATPQALAEIKRILKPGGKLGLVWNMRDARVSWVRKLNQIVDRHEGDAPRFYTGEWRKLFPFKGLDALQEQVFMLAHQGAAEDVIYNRVRSTSFIAALPPQQQEEVIDEIRQLVAEEEELQGKENLTVPYQTKAYFTTKL
- the yiiM gene encoding 6-hydroxyaminopurine reductase encodes the protein MHHPEVYIGTVQPYEGGRPSGIAKRLVDGIIKLTPLGLEGDEQAEKSYHGGPDRALCHYPREHYQHWREQFPTQAEQFSAPAFGENISTLGLTEHNVFMGDIFRWGDALIQVTQPRSPCFKLNYHFDIDDISVLMQQSGRCGWLYRVISAGKVSGERPLELVTRSSDISVAEAIGIAWHMPFDEEQYRRLLAVAGLSASWSKTMLTRISEHRIEDFNRRLLGR
- a CDS encoding YibL family ribosome-associated protein produces the protein MKEIEKAEIKRLSDLLDALNHKDTLVIQQGNPDLIAQHTKEKEKLAAEIERLKGVRVEKLSAEAQKLSQLPFSREITKKEQADMGSLKKNVRGLIVVHPMTALGREMGLKVVTGYARKAF
- a CDS encoding mannitol-1-phosphate 5-dehydrogenase; protein product: MKALHFGAGNIGRGFIGKLLADAQAELTFADVNQTVLDLLNSRKSYQVHVVGEQERVEPVNNVSAVNSGSEEAVALIAEADIVTTAVGPQILGKIAGTIAKGLIKRHQQGNNQPLNIIACENMVRGTSQLKQHVFDALPQDEQAWVEQHVGFVDSAVDRIVPPAEAGSSDPLEVTVETFSEWIVDQTQFKGQPPAIAGMELTDNLMAFVERKLFTLNTGHAITAYLGQQAGLQTIRDAILDPAIRRVVKGAMEESGAVLIKRYGFDAAKHAAYIDKILSRFENPYLHDDVERVGRQPLRKLSAGDRLIKPLLGTLEYGLPHANLIQGIAAAMSYRSEQDPQAKELVELLAELGPKAALAQISGLPAESEVVEQAIAVYNAMQRQ
- a CDS encoding PTS mannitol transporter subunit IICBA, translating into MFSPDIKVKVQNFGRFLSNMVMPNIGAFIAWGIITALFIPTGWLPNETLAKLVGPMITYLLPLLIGFTGGRLVGGDRGGVVGAITTMGVIVGADMPMFLGAMIAGPLGGWAIKHFDRWVDGKIKSGFEMLVNNFSAGIIGMLLAILAFLAIGPLVEGLSHILATGVNIMVTNNLLPLASIFVEPAKILFLNNAINHGIFSPLGIQQATETGKSIFFLIEANPGPGMGVLMAYMFFGRGSAKQSAGGAAIIHFFGGIHEIYFPYVLMNPRLLLAVILGGMTGVFTLTLLNGGLVSPASPGSILAVLAMTPKGAYFANLAAIAAAFVVSFVVAGFLLKTSKAKEEDDLEEATRRVQAMKSQSKGGAAAHAAVDGDLTTVRKIIVACDAGMGSSAMGAGVLRKKVADAGLKNISVTNSAINNLPDDVDLVITHRDLTERAMRHAPQAQHISLTNFLDSKLYNDLTERLVAANKTTDNQQKVISTLDDSFEATEQNLFKLSESNVFLNLQASDKEKAIRFAGEQLVKGGYVEPEYVAAMLEREKLTSTYLGESIAVPHGTIEAKDRVLRTGVVFCQYPQGVRFGDEEDEVARLVIGIAARNNEHIQVITSLTNALDDDGVIERLANTTSVQEVLDLLSGKKAG
- a CDS encoding aminotransferase-like domain-containing protein, translated to MTLLDEMPETRYQQLADTLAEAIRRGTLLPGSRLPSVRRCAQTHSVSINTVVAAYRTLEDRGLIEARPQSGFYVCNTLPALKAALPTSSRIEPPADDVLALIDTVFAAQQNPAFTNLSLACPQTSDFYPGGKLGRMLSSQLRRQPNLIGQYALPPGSLRLRQQITRRSMTLGMLLEPGDITLTHGCMEALQLALRVTTKPGDCIGLESPTYFYLLPLLASLGLKALEIPTDPQHGLSLDALELLLNEKRLNAVIAMPTVQNPLGCTMPLAAKKRLARLMNDHQVPLIEDGLYAEIQFGGALSPAVKSFDRDGWVLFCSSFTKTLAPDFRIGWISGGRFNDALRKLKAVSSMSESQLLSETLAMFLETGGYDHHLRNLRKRYAAQVDEARGLIARHFPRGTRATQPAGGFVFWVEFPDGVDSVALFHQLLEEQICLTPGTLYSPSGRYRNALRLSCCYPFNARYSQALARVGAKACEMSGLPPGIAQDG